Below is a window of bacterium DNA.
GGTCAAAACAAATTGTTCAATTTGCTTTTGATTTTGCGGTTGCCAATAATCGGAAAAAAGTCACTGCAGTTTGTAAAGCGAATATTATGAAATTCACTGATGGGCTGTTTTATAAGGTAGCCCGTGAAATTGCTAGAGCGTATGAAGGTAAAATTGCGTACGAAGAAGTTCTAGTTGATAATTTGTGTATGCAATTAGTTCAGAAACCGGAATTATACGATGTCCTTGTTTTACCCAATCTTTATGGTGATATTATTTCAGACCTCTGTGCAGGACTTGTTGGTGGATTAGGGGTGGCTCCGGGAGTGAATATTGGAATAGATACCGCGGTGTTTGAAGCGATTCACGGTTCAGCACCGAAATATACCGGACTAAACAAAGTTAATCCAACCGCATTGATATTATCTGGTTTTTTAATGTTACGTTATTTAGGGGAAATAGACGCAGCAAATCGTTTAGAGAATGCAGTAGCTGCTGTTATTGCAGAAGGAAAATCGGTTACCTATGATATGAAACCAGACCGTGACGATCCAAACGCGGTCGGAACA
It encodes the following:
- a CDS encoding isocitrate/isopropylmalate dehydrogenase family protein, producing the protein MSYRITMIPGDGTGPELMHATKRVLEATGVKFDWDIQEAGLEAMKKYGTPLPDGVLESIRKNKIAIKGPITTPIGTGFRSVNVAIRQALGLYACVRPCKHYPGVRSRYQNVDIVVIRENTEDLYAGVEFDLYTPEAKQIIALGKGKIREDSAISIKPISITGSKQIVQFAFDFAVANNRKKVTAVCKANIMKFTDGLFYKVAREIARAYEGKIAYEEVLVDNLCMQLVQKPELYDVLVLPNLYGDIISDLCAGLVGGLGVAPGVNIGIDTAVFEAIHGSAPKYTGLNKVNPTALILSGFLMLRYLGEIDAANRLENAVAAVIAEGKSVTYDMKPDRDDPNAVGTSEMADAIITKLLKF